The proteins below are encoded in one region of Microvirga ossetica:
- a CDS encoding c-type cytochrome, translating into MPIRLTALPFLIAVQLTPVADLQNPSVSRGHTLVEAACAACHAVGRFDASPLKSAPPLRDVHKRYPVENLAEALAEGLITGHPGKPEFQFDARDVDDIIDYLKSLEH; encoded by the coding sequence ATGCCAATACGATTAACGGCTTTGCCGTTCTTAATAGCGGTTCAGCTCACGCCTGTCGCAGACTTGCAAAATCCAAGCGTCAGCCGCGGTCATACCTTGGTTGAGGCGGCCTGCGCGGCCTGCCACGCTGTCGGGCGTTTCGATGCCAGTCCTTTGAAGAGTGCGCCTCCTCTCAGGGATGTGCACAAACGTTATCCCGTCGAGAATCTCGCGGAGGCGCTCGCTGAAGGTCTCATTACAGGTCATCCCGGCAAGCCCGAGTTCCAGTTCGATGCGCGCGACGTCGACGACATCATCGACTACCTGAAGTCACTCGAACATTGA
- a CDS encoding DUF2267 domain-containing protein, which produces MSATGLDVFDKTLQTTNIWLDELMAEIGPDRQVAWHVLGTVLRAVRDRVPLELAVHLGSQLPLLVRGIYYDQWHAPGHMDDKPRSLDEFVKSIGEQLAHTRPVDPCEATQAVFRILSRHLTPGQIEKVKHALPGEVQAIWIEVTPDTQVEVEWAITRGDDAATAGGRA; this is translated from the coding sequence ATGAGCGCGACTGGTCTCGACGTCTTCGACAAGACACTGCAAACCACCAACATCTGGCTTGACGAGCTGATGGCTGAGATCGGCCCCGACCGGCAGGTCGCCTGGCACGTCCTCGGCACCGTCCTGCGCGCCGTGCGCGACCGCGTCCCGCTGGAGCTTGCCGTTCATCTCGGCTCGCAACTGCCGCTCCTGGTGCGCGGCATCTACTATGACCAGTGGCATGCGCCCGGCCACATGGACGACAAGCCCCGCTCGCTCGACGAGTTCGTGAAGTCGATCGGCGAGCAACTGGCTCACACCCGGCCAGTTGATCCCTGCGAGGCGACCCAAGCCGTGTTCCGGATCCTGTCGCGCCATTTGACCCCGGGGCAGATCGAGAAGGTCAAGCACGCGCTCCCAGGCGAGGTGCAGGCCATCTGGATCGAGGTCACACCCGACACACAGGTTGAGGTGGAGTGGGCCATCACACGGGGTGACGATGCCGCGACGGCCGGCGGGCGCGCCTGA
- a CDS encoding CBS domain-containing protein, with amino-acid sequence MRVAEVMTRDVRLIEPNQTIRDAARLMAEMDAGIMPVRESDRLVGMITDRDIAVRAVAQGRGPDTAVREVMTDEVKYCYEDDDTNDVARNMADIQVRRLPVLTREKRLVGIISLGDMALSDKSGRAGEAVAGISQLGGQHSQTGGPRT; translated from the coding sequence ATGCGTGTAGCTGAAGTCATGACACGGGATGTGCGGCTGATCGAACCAAACCAGACCATCCGGGATGCTGCCCGTCTGATGGCTGAGATGGACGCCGGCATCATGCCGGTGCGCGAGAGCGATCGCCTCGTCGGCATGATTACCGACCGGGACATCGCCGTGCGGGCTGTGGCTCAGGGCAGGGGACCCGACACCGCTGTCCGGGAGGTGATGACGGACGAGGTCAAGTACTGCTACGAGGATGACGACACCAACGATGTGGCCCGCAACATGGCTGATATCCAGGTGCGGCGCCTGCCGGTGCTCACCCGCGAGAAGCGCCTGGTCGGCATCATCTCGCTCGGCGACATGGCCCTGTCGGATAAATCCGGCCGGGCCGGCGAGGCGGTGGCCGGCATCTCGCAGCTGGGTGGCCAGCACAGCCAGACCGGCGGACCGCGCACGTGA
- a CDS encoding sigma-70 family RNA polymerase sigma factor, translating into MRGVYSDLIVSDLPSDLVRLIGRLESSIRIPEDRHDPGFVHDLLNSIHHLRAFAISLTHDVNRAEDLVQSTLLKACDRRNRFEPGTCLQAWLFTILKNDFHTEHRKRQREVEDIEGAYAARLTTLPDQLSGLELQDLSQALSKLPAWQREVLLLVGTEGMSYEEIAARQHVTVGTVKSRVNRARHHLAQILGLGPDDAIGTRFSHPERAERRGAESLRHLG; encoded by the coding sequence TTGCGTGGCGTCTATTCCGACCTCATCGTCTCTGATCTGCCTTCGGATCTCGTCAGGCTGATCGGACGCCTGGAGAGTTCCATCCGGATCCCCGAGGATCGGCATGATCCAGGTTTCGTCCACGACCTCCTGAACTCCATCCATCATCTGCGTGCCTTTGCGATCTCGCTCACCCATGACGTGAACCGGGCGGAAGACCTGGTGCAGAGCACGCTGCTGAAGGCCTGTGACCGGCGCAACCGGTTCGAGCCAGGTACCTGCCTCCAGGCCTGGCTGTTTACGATCCTGAAGAACGACTTTCACACCGAGCACCGGAAACGGCAGCGGGAGGTGGAGGACATCGAAGGCGCCTATGCCGCCCGTCTGACCACGCTGCCGGATCAGCTGTCCGGGCTGGAGTTGCAGGATCTCTCGCAGGCTTTGTCGAAGCTGCCGGCGTGGCAGCGCGAGGTCCTGCTGCTGGTTGGCACGGAAGGCATGAGTTACGAGGAAATTGCCGCCCGTCAGCACGTGACGGTGGGCACCGTCAAGAGCCGGGTCAACCGCGCCCGCCACCATCTCGCACAGATCCTTGGTCTGGGACCGGACGATGCCATCGGCACTCGGTTCTCGCACCCTGAGCGGGCGGAACGCCGAGGCGCAGAGAGCTTGCGTCACCTGGGTTGA
- a CDS encoding adenylate/guanylate cyclase domain-containing protein, with protein MRRSTASLLATFLGEGPAARVQAGAIRRGDIVETEAAILLTDLRGFTPLSLTSPPPQLLALLGRYFEAVVDAVREEGGDVLKFLGDGVLSIFQVGEGEDNRRAACAAAVRAVSRAMATAHADDLPPFVAALHVGSVMYGNIGSLDRLDFTVVGPTVNVVSRLEGIANATGERVVCSDACASALAGTFTRTLGRFELKGLAGEHEVFAVAAG; from the coding sequence ATGCGCCGCTCGACCGCAAGCCTGCTGGCCACCTTCCTGGGCGAGGGGCCGGCCGCGCGCGTGCAAGCCGGCGCGATCCGCCGTGGCGACATCGTCGAGACCGAAGCGGCGATCCTGCTCACCGACCTGCGCGGCTTCACGCCCCTTTCGCTCACTTCACCGCCACCCCAGCTCCTGGCCCTCCTGGGGCGCTATTTCGAAGCCGTGGTGGATGCCGTGCGGGAGGAGGGAGGCGACGTGCTCAAGTTTCTGGGTGACGGGGTCTTGTCGATCTTTCAGGTGGGGGAGGGCGAGGACAACCGCCGGGCGGCCTGTGCGGCGGCCGTGCGCGCTGTGTCGCGCGCCATGGCAACGGCCCACGCGGACGATCTACCTCCCTTCGTCGCGGCTTTGCACGTGGGATCCGTGATGTATGGCAACATCGGCAGCCTGGACCGCCTGGACTTTACCGTGGTCGGGCCGACGGTCAACGTCGTCAGCCGCCTGGAGGGGATCGCCAACGCGACCGGTGAGAGGGTGGTTTGCTCCGATGCCTGCGCCTCAGCCCTGGCAGGCACGTTCACCCGAACCCTGGGTCGGTTCGAGCTCAAGGGGCTGGCGGGCGAGCACGAAGTGTTCGCCGTGGCGGCAGGATAA
- a CDS encoding transposase: MTALCYDTDLSDAEWAILAPLLAPTTRRGRPRKHDLRLVLNALLYILRGR, translated from the coding sequence ATGACAGCCCTCTGCTATGACACCGACCTGAGCGATGCGGAGTGGGCGATCCTGGCGCCCCTCCTTGCCCCGACCACTCGCCGCGGGCGCCCTCGCAAACATGATCTGCGGCTGGTGCTCAACGCGCTCCTGTACATCCTGCGCGGCCGGTGA
- a CDS encoding transposase — MLAGRSPEPHAAIIDSQTARTSEAGGVRGYGGGKRISGRKRHLVVDTQGLILHVLVHPADMHDRRAAEAVQCAANRRFASAKNRIHL; from the coding sequence ATGCTGGCCGGGCGCAGTCCAGAACCGCACGCTGCCATCATCGACAGTCAAACCGCACGCACCAGCGAGGCTGGTGGGGTGCGGGGTTATGGTGGTGGCAAGCGGATCTCCGGCCGCAAACGGCATCTGGTGGTCGACACGCAAGGACTGATCCTGCACGTGCTCGTCCACCCAGCCGATATGCATGACCGTCGCGCGGCTGAAGCCGTGCAATGTGCGGCGAACCGAAGGTTCGCGTCAGCGAAAAACCGGATCCACCTTTAA
- a CDS encoding methyltransferase family protein produces MTPTPGLAALSIVGTLAYLGLAVLGAGGLAAFFSHPSRIALTIVVFALSGAALFSRGNLSPGEREDRGNRWVIAAFGVIGLLAAYLPAYTERKEVWILDGDAVRWLGVALFAIGGALRIWPVFVLGRRFSGLVAIQPGHTLVTSGVYGVIRHPSYLGLLVNALGWALAFRSGVGVLLTALLVPPLLVRIHAEEKLLRDQFGSEYEAYCRRTWRLIPGLY; encoded by the coding sequence ATGACGCCCACGCCCGGACTTGCAGCCCTCAGCATCGTGGGGACCCTTGCCTATCTCGGCCTCGCCGTCCTCGGCGCGGGCGGGCTGGCCGCCTTCTTCTCGCATCCGTCCCGGATTGCCCTGACGATCGTCGTGTTCGCGCTGTCCGGCGCCGCGCTGTTCAGCCGCGGCAACCTGAGTCCCGGCGAACGCGAGGACCGGGGCAACCGCTGGGTCATCGCGGCCTTCGGGGTGATCGGGCTGCTGGCGGCCTATCTGCCCGCCTACACGGAGCGCAAGGAGGTCTGGATCCTTGACGGCGATGCCGTGCGCTGGCTCGGCGTCGCCCTCTTCGCCATCGGGGGTGCGCTGCGGATCTGGCCGGTGTTCGTGCTCGGGCGCCGGTTCAGCGGGCTCGTGGCCATCCAGCCGGGGCACACGCTGGTGACGAGCGGGGTCTATGGCGTCATCCGCCACCCCAGCTATCTCGGCCTGCTCGTCAACGCACTCGGCTGGGCCCTCGCCTTTCGGTCCGGGGTCGGGGTGTTGCTGACAGCACTCCTCGTGCCGCCGCTTCTCGTGCGGATCCACGCGGAGGAGAAACTGCTGCGGGATCAGTTCGGCTCCGAGTACGAGGCGTACTGCCGTCGCACGTGGCGGCTGATCCCCGGGCTCTATTGA
- a CDS encoding adenylate/guanylate cyclase domain-containing protein, translating into MPTMTEKLKRRLTTVLCADVSGYTRLMEADEAGTLATLRRYRTAMAALIERHDGRIVNTWGDAVIAEFASVVEAVQCAIEIQQELSTQDPHLPEARRMRFRIGINLGDVMVDGSDIYGDGVNIAARLQELAEPGGILISGPVYDQVHNKLSVGFDYLGPQQVKNVAAPVASYRVALSGTTVGQPESKDGLEPAPKATALSGAPSFGVQAGSRTRVRAVSNWLADLPRALRAALVISVFLFLINLFSGLHRIWFHWPAVSMLLIATLWTMFRRSSEQVRKNKRRTGRD; encoded by the coding sequence ATGCCGACCATGACCGAGAAGCTGAAACGGCGACTGACCACCGTGCTGTGCGCCGACGTATCCGGTTATACCCGCCTGATGGAGGCGGACGAGGCCGGCACGCTGGCGACGCTGCGCCGCTATCGGACGGCCATGGCGGCCCTGATCGAGCGCCATGACGGGCGGATCGTCAACACCTGGGGCGATGCCGTCATCGCCGAGTTCGCCAGTGTCGTCGAGGCGGTGCAGTGTGCCATCGAAATCCAGCAGGAGCTGTCCACCCAGGACCCTCATCTGCCCGAGGCACGGCGCATGCGGTTCCGCATCGGCATCAACCTGGGCGACGTGATGGTCGACGGCTCCGACATCTACGGCGACGGCGTCAACATCGCGGCGCGGCTGCAGGAACTGGCCGAGCCGGGCGGCATCCTGATCTCCGGCCCGGTCTACGATCAGGTCCACAACAAGCTGTCCGTCGGCTTCGACTATCTCGGCCCGCAGCAGGTGAAGAATGTGGCTGCCCCGGTGGCGAGCTACCGGGTGGCCCTGAGCGGAACAACCGTCGGACAACCTGAATCCAAAGACGGTTTGGAACCCGCTCCTAAAGCAACCGCACTCAGTGGTGCGCCATCATTTGGTGTCCAGGCTGGGTCTCGGACGCGGGTCCGTGCCGTCTCCAACTGGTTGGCTGATCTCCCGCGCGCCCTCCGAGCGGCTCTTGTGATCTCCGTGTTTCTGTTTCTGATCAACCTCTTCAGTGGCCTGCACAGGATCTGGTTTCATTGGCCAGCCGTGTCCATGCTGTTGATCGCCACTTTGTGGACGATGTTCCGGCGCAGCTCGGAACAGGTGCGAAAAAACAAGCGCCGGACCGGCCGCGATTGA
- a CDS encoding transglutaminase-like domain-containing protein → MSITPSIARPDRTRRPSQRVLDYYTSQSSFSTPGRQAMRLDALPFDPASVARTVQGLLIYEHVAEPFYGCPIPAERRAESPIRPVERIIDALMALDRQPLDVARSPERRLVGICRHFMLLAIAIFRHHGVPARGRGGFGTYFNPGMFEDHWICEYWKADEERWALLDAQFDDVFIRNLSISHDVLDVPRDKFPLASEAWRRCRSGELNPQRFGIEFSHLRGLWFIAGSLVRDLAMLNGREVLPWDVWGAQPRPNAKLATSELEFFDELAWLPTDPDINFDRLRHRFATDAQVRLPERVFNTLCQREESVFAG, encoded by the coding sequence ATGAGCATCACGCCATCCATTGCCCGTCCGGACAGGACTCGCCGGCCCTCTCAGCGCGTGCTTGATTACTACACGAGCCAGTCGAGCTTCAGCACCCCGGGCCGCCAGGCCATGCGACTGGATGCTCTGCCATTCGATCCGGCTAGCGTGGCACGCACCGTCCAGGGTCTCCTCATCTATGAGCACGTGGCTGAACCATTCTATGGTTGCCCAATTCCCGCGGAACGCCGTGCCGAGAGCCCTATCCGGCCGGTGGAGCGGATCATTGACGCGCTGATGGCGCTCGACCGGCAGCCTCTCGACGTCGCCCGTTCGCCCGAGAGGCGGCTGGTCGGCATCTGCCGCCACTTCATGCTGCTCGCCATCGCCATCTTCCGCCATCACGGTGTCCCGGCCAGAGGCCGGGGCGGCTTCGGCACGTACTTCAATCCAGGGATGTTCGAGGATCACTGGATTTGCGAGTACTGGAAGGCGGACGAGGAGCGCTGGGCGCTGCTCGATGCGCAGTTCGATGACGTGTTCATCCGCAACCTCTCCATCAGCCACGATGTCCTCGACGTGCCGCGCGACAAGTTCCCGCTGGCATCCGAGGCTTGGCGTAGATGCCGCAGCGGCGAATTGAACCCGCAACGGTTCGGCATTGAATTTTCGCACTTGCGCGGCCTCTGGTTCATCGCGGGCAGTCTGGTTCGGGATCTGGCGATGCTCAATGGCCGTGAAGTCCTGCCTTGGGATGTCTGGGGGGCGCAGCCTCGGCCCAATGCCAAGCTCGCCACCAGTGAGCTTGAGTTCTTCGACGAACTCGCTTGGCTGCCGACCGACCCCGATATCAACTTCGACAGATTGAGGCATCGCTTTGCGACGGATGCCCAAGTCCGGCTGCCCGAGCGGGTCTTCAATACGCTGTGTCAGCGCGAGGAGAGTGTCTTTGCGGGCTGA
- a CDS encoding YbaK/EbsC family protein, translating to MTAQEGDGLHSGLFRRHAQAPEVVMAIAATLQKYLDDRDVTYDVISHEPTGSSWDTAQISHIPGNRLAKGILLRDQQGYWLAVLPASHFLRLSELKLDLGRVDLAGEDEVAEIFPDCVRGAIPPVGECYGLDVIIDSSIDQQPELYLEGGDHATLIHMGQAEFARLNTRARHGAFTDGP from the coding sequence ATGACGGCGCAGGAAGGCGACGGTCTTCACAGCGGACTGTTTCGGCGACATGCGCAAGCGCCGGAGGTCGTGATGGCGATTGCCGCAACACTCCAAAAATACCTGGACGACCGAGATGTCACCTACGATGTGATCTCACATGAGCCGACAGGGTCGTCGTGGGACACGGCCCAGATTAGCCATATCCCGGGGAACCGCTTGGCCAAGGGTATTCTGCTCCGGGATCAGCAGGGCTACTGGCTCGCGGTCCTGCCGGCGTCGCACTTTCTTCGGTTGTCTGAGCTTAAGCTGGACCTCGGCCGCGTGGATCTGGCTGGCGAGGACGAGGTTGCCGAGATTTTCCCAGACTGTGTCCGCGGGGCCATCCCGCCGGTTGGCGAATGCTATGGGCTGGATGTGATCATCGATTCCAGCATCGATCAGCAACCGGAGCTTTACCTCGAAGGCGGGGATCACGCCACACTGATCCACATGGGCCAAGCTGAGTTTGCGCGGCTCAACACCCGCGCCCGGCATGGAGCCTTTACCGACGGCCCGTGA
- the glnA gene encoding type I glutamate--ammonia ligase, with translation MAYTCETPNQVLKVIKDDEIAMVDLRFTDLPGLWQHFSVPPTALDQDSFTDGVGFDGSSIRGFQEIQESDMLVVPDPTTAFLDPFTEARTLVLICNVMDPVSGLPYGRDPRHIAHKAEAYLASTGIGDTAYLGPELEHFVFNEVSYDQGTNYGYYELDALEANWNAKRSDGPNLGHKLRPKEGYFPVPPADALQDVRTSMVLTLEEIGISVEAHHHEVATGGQGEIDMRFTTLKRMADNVMIYKYVVKNVAHERGMTATFMPKPLFGDNGSGMHVHQSLWKQERPLFAGEGYAGSSDLMRYYIGGLLRHAPALLALCAPTVNSYRRLVPGFEAPVNLGYSARNRSAACRIPMYSTGPKSKRVEFRCPDPSCNPYLAFAAMLLAGLDGIQNRIDPGEPLDKNLYDLPPQERAKVPSTPGSLDQALDALEADHAFLVKGDVFTTEVIETYLDYKRAHEIDEIRMRPHPYEFVLYYDV, from the coding sequence ATGGCGTACACTTGTGAGACACCCAACCAAGTCCTCAAGGTCATCAAGGATGACGAGATCGCCATGGTTGATCTTCGCTTCACCGACCTTCCCGGGCTGTGGCAGCACTTCTCTGTTCCCCCAACCGCCCTTGACCAGGACAGCTTTACCGATGGCGTTGGCTTCGATGGCTCATCCATCCGCGGCTTTCAGGAAATCCAGGAAAGCGACATGCTCGTCGTTCCGGATCCAACCACCGCATTTCTGGACCCCTTCACCGAGGCGCGGACCTTGGTCCTGATCTGCAACGTCATGGACCCCGTCAGTGGTCTGCCCTACGGGCGCGATCCGCGCCATATCGCTCACAAAGCCGAGGCCTACTTGGCCAGCACGGGGATCGGCGACACTGCCTATCTCGGCCCCGAACTGGAGCACTTCGTCTTCAATGAGGTCAGCTACGATCAAGGAACAAACTACGGTTACTATGAACTCGATGCCCTCGAGGCGAACTGGAATGCGAAGAGGAGCGACGGGCCGAACCTCGGCCACAAACTCCGCCCCAAGGAGGGCTACTTTCCCGTCCCACCGGCCGATGCTCTCCAGGATGTCCGGACAAGCATGGTGCTCACTCTGGAGGAGATTGGCATCTCGGTCGAGGCCCATCACCATGAGGTTGCCACCGGCGGACAGGGCGAGATCGACATGCGGTTCACGACGCTCAAGCGGATGGCCGACAACGTGATGATCTACAAATACGTGGTCAAGAACGTCGCCCACGAACGCGGCATGACGGCGACCTTCATGCCGAAACCGCTCTTCGGAGATAATGGCTCAGGCATGCATGTGCACCAGAGCCTCTGGAAGCAGGAGCGGCCGCTCTTCGCAGGCGAGGGTTATGCCGGATCAAGCGACCTGATGCGCTACTACATTGGCGGTCTGCTCAGGCATGCACCGGCACTCCTTGCCCTGTGCGCTCCCACCGTCAATTCTTACCGGCGGCTGGTGCCGGGCTTTGAGGCACCGGTGAATCTCGGCTACTCGGCCCGCAATCGCTCGGCGGCATGCCGCATCCCGATGTACTCGACGGGCCCGAAAAGCAAGCGGGTGGAGTTCCGCTGCCCCGATCCGTCGTGCAATCCGTATCTGGCTTTTGCGGCAATGCTGCTGGCCGGGCTCGACGGGATTCAGAACCGTATCGATCCCGGAGAGCCGTTGGACAAGAACCTCTACGACCTGCCGCCGCAGGAACGGGCCAAAGTGCCATCGACCCCAGGTTCCCTCGATCAGGCCCTTGATGCTCTCGAGGCCGACCACGCATTCCTCGTCAAGGGTGATGTATTCACGACGGAGGTCATCGAGACCTATCTTGATTACAAGCGCGCGCATGAAATCGACGAAATTCGTATGCGGCCCCACCCCTACGAGTTTGTCCTGTACTACGATGTCTAA
- a CDS encoding DUF6522 family protein translates to MAIVPSGSSGFPSLVRRSCMTTSNRIGQRRQPERLCCSGRLDQVLGIDRRMGRLEDRSGSAYIEQTPYTGSPTDERADECDDAGVRLVTKIEFGDRAVLIDASILGEGLGLEASFVPVLMRKGAITSLCERGIDADAGRFRMTFFYKSRRLRLVVDAAGNILQRSTIDFGDRPLPDALRIPASIRHRSTGQTRRGGAAYEFRRFHARACNQDRSR, encoded by the coding sequence ATGGCGATCGTGCCTTCCGGCTCTTCCGGTTTTCCGAGCTTGGTCCGCCGGTCATGCATGACGACGAGCAACCGGATCGGGCAGAGACGGCAGCCTGAACGGCTGTGTTGCAGCGGTCGTCTCGACCAGGTGTTAGGGATTGATCGGCGGATGGGACGACTCGAGGATCGCTCCGGAAGCGCCTATATTGAGCAGACGCCCTATACAGGGAGCCCTACTGATGAACGGGCCGACGAATGCGATGATGCCGGGGTTCGACTGGTGACCAAGATCGAGTTTGGGGATCGTGCTGTCCTGATCGACGCCTCCATCCTTGGTGAGGGGCTGGGCCTTGAGGCATCATTTGTACCGGTGCTGATGCGGAAGGGAGCGATCACCAGTTTGTGTGAACGCGGCATTGACGCGGACGCCGGACGCTTTCGCATGACTTTCTTCTACAAGAGCCGACGGTTACGCTTGGTCGTCGACGCTGCGGGAAACATTCTCCAACGTTCGACCATCGACTTCGGAGATCGTCCTCTTCCCGACGCCCTGCGCATCCCCGCTTCCATTAGACATCGTAGTACAGGACAAACTCGTAGGGGTGGGGCCGCATACGAATTTCGTCGATTTCATGCGCGCGCTTGTAATCAAGATAGGTCTCGATGA
- a CDS encoding cytosolic protein: MKAALVFAGSGPIVILTSHPSLSDTGLLRALKAHGIGKFIAYELPLDIVAARYGGHFQVVMNDARDSDDLRVLDVNGDRAFRLFRFSELGPPVMHDDEQPDRAETAA, from the coding sequence ATGAAAGCAGCTCTGGTGTTTGCCGGCAGCGGACCCATCGTGATCCTGACATCGCACCCGTCCTTGTCCGACACTGGCCTGTTGCGCGCTCTGAAGGCGCACGGGATCGGCAAGTTCATTGCGTACGAGCTTCCGCTCGATATCGTAGCAGCCCGCTATGGCGGCCATTTCCAGGTGGTGATGAACGACGCGCGCGACAGCGATGACCTGCGGGTGCTCGACGTCAATGGCGATCGTGCCTTCCGGCTCTTCCGGTTTTCCGAGCTTGGTCCGCCGGTCATGCATGACGACGAGCAACCGGATCGGGCAGAGACGGCAGCCTGA
- a CDS encoding aminoacyl-tRNA deacylase, which yields MTIAPTLQKYMDEQGIRYDLAPHEPTRSALGSAHAGHIPSDRLAKAVVLNDGGRYTLAVLPASHHLRLSDLRTELGHEIHLASEPEAAEVFRDCALGAVPPVGACYGLAVIIDNSIDQKQELYFEGGDHATLVHVSGAEFARLNPQAQHGSFSARD from the coding sequence ATGACGATCGCACCCACACTCCAGAAGTACATGGACGAGCAAGGGATTCGGTACGACCTGGCCCCGCATGAACCGACCCGGTCGGCGCTTGGGTCCGCCCACGCGGGTCACATCCCGAGTGACAGGCTGGCCAAAGCTGTGGTGCTCAACGATGGTGGCCGCTACACGCTCGCCGTTCTCCCCGCCTCGCATCATCTCCGGCTGTCCGACCTCAGGACGGAGCTCGGTCATGAGATTCACCTGGCCAGCGAACCGGAAGCCGCGGAGGTCTTCCGCGACTGTGCGCTCGGCGCGGTTCCGCCAGTGGGCGCCTGCTATGGGCTGGCTGTGATCATCGACAACAGCATCGACCAGAAGCAGGAGCTGTATTTTGAGGGTGGTGACCACGCGACTCTGGTCCATGTGAGCGGGGCCGAGTTTGCCCGGCTCAATCCTCAGGCTCAGCACGGATCCTTCAGCGCCCGCGATTGA
- a CDS encoding universal stress protein, with protein MKSILIPVEEHVLIHPVLETALLLGQVLDGYLEAMAITPNMPPYIASDITIGDLSFLDPELRRERATASRRLFETFMAAQGVPRFDAESTGLSFGWRRIDLEDDDFVGSYGRAFDIIVLGRPSDQPNHPRLPSVEAALFDSGRPVLLVPPTAPATLGTTVVIAWNRSTETARAVALAMPLLAEAQRIVVIDFDDWGVSGPSTQDLSHTLARNGLPVETRTVPNPHGHAGEAILTAAVSLGCDLLVKGAYTQSRLRQFIFGGATSHILSNTTMPVLMAH; from the coding sequence ATGAAGTCAATCCTCATTCCTGTTGAAGAGCATGTTTTGATCCATCCGGTGCTGGAGACCGCGCTGCTCCTGGGGCAGGTCCTGGACGGCTATCTGGAGGCCATGGCGATCACACCCAACATGCCGCCGTACATCGCCTCCGACATCACCATTGGTGACCTGTCGTTTCTCGATCCCGAGCTTCGCCGCGAGCGGGCCACCGCTTCCCGGCGGCTGTTCGAGACGTTCATGGCAGCACAGGGTGTTCCGCGGTTCGACGCAGAATCCACGGGTCTGTCCTTTGGCTGGCGCAGGATCGATCTGGAGGATGACGACTTCGTCGGCAGCTATGGACGAGCCTTCGACATCATCGTTCTCGGGCGACCCAGCGATCAGCCCAACCACCCGCGCCTGCCATCGGTCGAAGCTGCGCTGTTCGACAGCGGCCGGCCGGTTCTGCTCGTGCCGCCGACCGCACCCGCCACTCTTGGTACGACGGTGGTGATTGCCTGGAACAGAAGCACCGAGACGGCTCGGGCGGTGGCCTTAGCCATGCCGCTTCTGGCTGAGGCGCAACGGATCGTCGTGATCGACTTTGACGACTGGGGCGTGTCCGGCCCCTCAACCCAGGATCTCAGCCACACGCTCGCACGGAACGGGTTGCCGGTGGAGACGCGAACCGTCCCGAACCCGCATGGACATGCCGGCGAGGCCATCCTGACAGCGGCTGTGTCGCTCGGGTGCGATCTGCTGGTCAAAGGTGCTTACACCCAGAGCCGGTTGCGGCAGTTCATTTTCGGCGGGGCCACCAGCCACATTCTGTCGAACACCACAATGCCGGTCCTGATGGCGCACTAG